In Hoplias malabaricus isolate fHopMal1 chromosome 18, fHopMal1.hap1, whole genome shotgun sequence, the genomic window TTTAGGAAGAATTTAATGTGTGAATTTTATGGGATTTTAAGCCCTGGCGGtacttataaaaaaaaaagaatgtaaagTAATGGACATTTACCACAAAAGCATTTGCTTATACCTACATACATATTTAACTATTGGGTGtcaatataaaacaaacattttttaatactCAACACTACTAAAtactcatttttacatttttttaaaagcctTTATTTGTAGTCAGGCCACTTGGGTGAAAACGGTTGGTTAAAGATGGACTGAGATGTCCTCCTTTGTTTACCTTCACTCAAGAAACCCCGGGCAGTGAAGCCAGAAGAGTCAGGCTTCTCTAAACGCGTCTCTCTCGTTGAAACTACTTTCAACTATAATCTGGTTTTCTTGTCCTTCCATAGAAAGTCGTTCAGAAAACGAACACCTAAAAAACATAATCCTGAAGAAagcagaacaaacacaaacaaaggtGAGCTCGACGACTTCCTGCTGACGTTTCTAAAACTTTAAACGTAAATTCACGGTTAGAAACGTAATTTACTCACTCTTAAGCTTTAAAACTTACCGTTCACCGGACAAATAGAGgaatgtaaaataaagaaaacgtGTGTCTTCGTCTGAAAAGACCAACGGAAGGAAGGTAATTTCGCTTGTTTTCGACCGAGCAAACAACTGGCGAGTAATGAATTGAGGAAGCGGTTGCTTTTATACTCTACcggcatttttttttaaacgccCGTTTTCCGGAAAGCCCCGCCTCCTGGCTACGATTGGCTGGAACACCTACTGTTTTCATTTGCATAGAAACGTTCAATAGGTATTATGCAACGCACTCATTTGCATGCTGCATTTCGATTGGCTACTCGTAAACAGTCGGCTAATTTGCATGTATAGCTGTCGCGTGTTCGTCGGAAAACAGGTGGAAAAAAGCTCCCCCTCTCGCTGTCGCTGCTGCAGCATTGTTTACTGGTCCAAACTGGTCAtagtggccaaatgtttgtagacagaGTTTGTTAAACTTTGCTTGTTCTGGATAGGCTTTTCACTACttgttggaatatttctgtgggAATTTGATTGTGTAGGTGTCATATATCATGCTCAACCAAAACATTTTGTATAAGCTTTTTAAAATGCCTAATTTCTGTTATTTAATGAGGGGAGGCAAAATACAATGCTTTTAGGGCGTATTAATGACAAATAGGTTAATAACACTGATAAGTAATTGAGGCAATATATTAATCAATATGTTATGGTAGGTGTAGTAGTACATCACATGTCCTAACAGCTCAGTTCAGGCCCAGTTTGCACAGCCCTTGCCCATAGTGTAAATAACTGCAATACGCTTCCACAGTACCTCTTATTCCTGCAGGTAAAACAATCTGCGAATCAGACATTCGGCCCTTAAAATGAACTGCTGAGTCACAATGAGTAGTCAGTATAAGAGCACATATGTGATTAATCTGAGAATAGCGTCATCTGGTTCCCACTTCCCATTTAAGGAAACTGTTTCATTATGTAATACAGGCATCCATTAACTCAGACTTTGATGTAAAGGCTGGAAAGTATGCATGGGCATTTATGGCTTATCCCATAAAAGCAGCAGCTCTGTTTAGAGAAAGTGTAAGCAAAGACCTTACATTGCACAGCGCTAACAGCATCATGGAGTAGATTCATTTAAAGCGGTCTAAAGTATTCTACTGTCCAAACGGAGTGGGATTGAGTTgatatttgaatctgaattagAACCAACACTCATTAGCTGCACACTGCTACCTCTTAAGACATTAAGATTCaagtggctgaatgcagtctgatcttcacagcaatgttcataCACTGACAGTAAGGCCTTCCCAGAAATCTGTTACTGTAGCAAAATTTGGGCAACTTTAATTTCAGGAGAAACGTAGGATGAGCACATTTTGACAATTGACacggacaatttcacacagaaaaTTCACATACCaatatgtttttggattgtgggaggaaaccagagcgcctggaggacacccacatgGACAAGACACACTCATCATACACACTGACCCAAGGTGAGGACAGAGGGGCTGTGTGGTATCAGCGGTTCAAGATGAATTTATCTGAAGTTGTGCAGAATCAATTCTTTGAGGGTGGATTGACCTATAGGTTGATCAATATTGATCAATCAACAAACTCATCAGGGCGGcccggtggcgcagcaggtagtgtcgcagtcacacagctccagggacctggaggttgtgggttccaggtgactgtctgtgaggtgtgtggtgtgttctccctgtgtctgcgtgggtttcctccgggtgactgtctgtgaggagtgtggtgtgttctccctgtgtctgcgtgggtttcctccgggtgactgtctgtgaggagtgtggtgtgttctccctgtgtctgcgtgggtttcctccgggtgactgtctgtgaggagtgtggtgtgttctccctgtgtctgcgtgggtttcctccgggtgactgtctgtgaggagtgtggtgtgttctccctgtgtctgcgtgggtttcctccgggtgctccagtttccttccacagtccaaaaacacacgttggtaggtggattggcgactcaaaagtgtccataggtgtgagtgtgtgagtgaatgtgtgttgccctgtgaaggactggcgccccctccagggtgtattcccaccttgcacccaatgattccaagtaggctctggacccactgcgaccttgAACTTGAACAAACTCATctatttaaatagttttttattGACAGGAATGAACATAGTATAAAAGGCTATTTTAACATTGTTCCTACTTAGCTATGaatccataataataataataacataataataaataataaagagttCACCATCTATGGACCCAACATTCATAAGCACTTTGTAAACACAGCTGTGAAGCTCTGTTCCTTCTGTAAACATCACTgtactaataaataaatgatcaaatGTATTTACACTCCTCAGACTAGACAAATATAACAGAATAAATAagaaaaccttgtatctccaaaatggccGTTTTACAGAGAGGAAAATTCACATTTGAATGGAAGATAATACAGAATTCATTTATTCCAGGTTATTTTGGGTCATATCTATTGCATCTGTCTGTAATGAATTTTCAACACCATGTAAACAGTGGCTGGTCTTTTCATTCACTTTCTGTAGGCACTTCATCTTGGTGAGAGTACATCCTGCTCccgcacaaggcaggaacacaccccagaaTGGTCAGCAGTACGAGGATAACGCACCAATCTCCACAGAGTGACCCTAGGTAAGtttcaaacccaggaccctggaactgtatAGCAGCAGCACCACATTCAGCCTCACCATGGATATACAAGGTTTTGTCACATATGCAAAATTCcaaggaaaaaaatatcaatattgtGTCCATAAACTGTCCATATTCCTTGGAAACGTCCGGTTCCTATGTTAGTGAGCAGTGCAATGTCCAGCATTTGCAGGTCAACCTATCTTCTAGTTGCTGTTAGTATAAACTTTGGCCTTGTCTTTTCTGGTCTTCATCGCAATCCATGGTTAGGATCAGATTTCATTCCGTACTGTCTTCTGAATCTTCTTCCACCATCACAGAGGACATCCACGCCTGACTGTTGTCCTCTCCGGAAAGTATTCCGACTCGATCTGAGAGAGGTGTGTCGTGTGTCTCTCTACACCTTCTTTGCCTTCTTCTTAAAGCAGCGTCTCAAAATGGTGACTCCCATGATTGCTGGGCTCTCGTCATGGCTCTCTTGATTTGCTCATAGGAGACAAACATCACAATGTTCCAGGATCCCAGACGGAGGAACGAGGGCACGAACCTGGACGAGGGAGGAGAAGCGAGCAgcgttatttattttattaatatttgctCTGTAAATGATTCTTACGTGGATCATGAACTATGTAAACACTCGGGATTGACGGATTCATTATTGCTTCTACAAATTATACGACCACAGTAAATGCTGTTCATGTACGTAAtcattaatgtgaacatttcctcACCCCTTGTAGAAGGCTGTTGGTCCCTCCTTGGCCAGCATGTTTATGGCACAGTTGATGGCACTGTTATACTGACCCGGGCTAGAGTTCATGAAGCGGGTCTTGACCACGTCCACTGGAGACGCCACGATGGTGGTGCAGAACCCAGCTCCAAATGCAGCCGTGAAGTGACAGGGCAGGTTATCTGAAGGTAAATTCACAAACAGGACAGAATTAGATGTTGTGTGCTTAACGGCAACATCAAGGGTGTTTGTTACTGTTTAATGTTACTGTTTCATACCTGTCATGAGGTCATACTTCAGTATCAGCTCCTTGATGATGTCATAGGTGACCAGCTCAGCGCAGTTCACGATGGCATTTCTCGTGATATTAGGCATGCAGCCTGGAACACAATCATTTCCCCACAGTTATACTTCTGTCACAATATAGTTTGGAAAATAAATGAACTCTAAGCAGCATTTCTCACCTTTCCACAGTCCCTTGACCCCTTCGTCACGAGCGATGGTCCGGTAGGCGTCTAACGTGCCGTTGTATCTTCTAGCTCCTTCTGTGACTCGTACCTGAGCCTGGAATCGCACCTTGACCACATCTGTCGGCTGCGCAAACGCCACGGCCATCGCACCGGTCGTACAGCCAGCCATCAACCGGCTCACAATGCTAGCATCTGGGCaaatagagagagaacactGTTAATACATGGGTACacgggtgtgttctccctgtgtctgcgtgggtttcctccgggtgactgtctgtgaggagtgtggtgtgttctccctgtgtctgcatgggtgtcctccgggtgactgtctgtgaggagtgtggtgtgttctctctgtttctgtgtgggtttcctccgggtgactgtctgtgaggagtgtggtgtgttctccctgtgtctgcgtgggtttcctccgggtgactgtctgtgaggagtgtggtgtgttctccctgtgtctgcgtgggtttcctccgggtgactgtctgtgaggagtgtggtgtgttctccctgtgtctgcgtgggtttcctccgggtgactgtctgtgaggagtgtggtgtgttctccctgtgtctccctgGTCtgttcattcacacagtcaaacTTTTCAAGAGCTggatattgtttttaatgagaTGTCTGAGGGTGGTCAATTACGGCTCATGTTCAGTTCTAAAAAAGGGATGATTGATGTTTAAGGTCGTAAATATTTAGTCATATTTCTGTCTTTTAATCTAGCAATTGTAGTGTAATACAGACACTCCACCCATATCACACCATGTTCGGAGACTCACTTTCAGTTCCTCGGGTGTAGAACTGCTTCATGGAGTCATACAGGCCGATTCGGACCGAGGCGAAACTCATCTGTCTCTGGAGTCCAGCCACCAGACCATTATAGAGACTCCTCGGCCCCTCGGTGCGCACCATGGTGCTGATGGTGCCGAAAACGCCGCGGTACTTCACCCCCACCGTTCCCTCCGTCACCTTGGACTCTCCCTGGATCTGAAATCAACAGAAACCAAACCATGATCAGAATACATCAGGTGGGAGGACAAAGGAGACTTTAGCTGATGTCTTATGATGCTCAGATATTTCTCCTgagaaaaagagcaaatgaaTCTGACATGAGTTTCAGTGGAGATCTTAGAGAAGTCTCACACTGGGCTCCGATTTACTGAGATGAAAACAATGATGTTCATCTTCAACTGAACTAAAGACAGGAGTACACCCACATCTCGTCCAAGACCGAGAGCCCTTCATGATTTTGATGCTGTGAGTAAAGTCTCCCGAGCCATGAATGAGCAATAATAACATTTCAAAGGCCTACCAAAGTGATTCTGAGTAATtgcatgcattttttaaaaccagTGGGTCTTATGTTAATTTATTGATGTAATTATTCTGGACACATTCAGCTGGATCTCACCTGGAGCCTCACTTTGGCCGTATCTAGGGGAAAGGTCACCAAGTCTGCAATGCAGGCCGCCGTTCCAGCGCCGAAGAACTTGACGGTGGCGGTGGGGGTCAAGTCTTTGGGCTTAATTCCAACCATCTCTGCCTTTTTCAGCTCCGAGCTTTTATTCTGAATGTTGTTTTGAAACAACGTGCTTCAATACCTGAGCGGGGCGGAGGTCAGGTTAGTGAAAACTGGTACGACAACAGAGAACATTGTTAGAAAAATGTTACGGCTTGTGTGTCTTGGAAATAATGTATATGTAATGTGTACATTGCCAGAGAGTTGTGTCTTTAGAAACTAGAGATAATAATGCCATGAGAATCTTGTAACACTTGTACCTCAGGTCTCCTCCACTGGGATTCTTCTCTGTTGGGTCAAGCCTTTTCCACGTTCAATGTCTTTGGCCATAAAAATGATGGGATTTGAAATAATATCCCAAAGTAGCATAACACTGTAGGCAGATTATAAAGAGAAGGCTGAGAAGCTGATTCTGTATCACTGCTGCACAAAGAAAgccatgtatctccatttttttacatcatttgaGCACATCAGAGTCTCGTTACGCTGTGCGACTGCATCACCAATGAAATGGACCAATGAAAATGCGCCAAAATAACTTAAAAGTGCATGATTTCCTTCTGTAAAGGTACCATTTTGTAGATACATggttttgcatttgtttttctcttttggaCAGGGATGATACGGAAGCCTATAAAACATTTACACCAGTTTATTTACCTTGCTGTGAAAATTTCCAATTGCGATTCCTGTCAGGAAATTGATGGAAACGTATCCCAGATTCTCGCAGGGTGTACTCCAAAGTGGCTGAGGTTACCAGTGTCTGGCGAGCTGTCACAGGACTCCTCCTTTTTATAGGCAGCCGCTCAGGTTGTTCCCGTCGTCCTGTCTGCTCTAAGATTAACTCTGTCTACGTCATCTCAGCATAGGCCCGGCTGTTTACTGCTCCTGTTTCTGAACACATGAAGCTGAACAGGCCGCTGATGTTTCTATGTTGTCATGACATGATGTTGACACAGTTTATGTCATTTTGATTTGTGTTATTTCCACAGGGGATCGTTATTTCAAAAGGGAATACGCTGAAAacgagatgtaaacaaa contains:
- the LOC136674237 gene encoding mitochondrial uncoupling protein 2-like, whose protein sequence is MVGIKPKDLTPTATVKFFGAGTAACIADLVTFPLDTAKVRLQIQGESKVTEGTVGVKYRGVFGTISTMVRTEGPRSLYNGLVAGLQRQMSFASVRIGLYDSMKQFYTRGTENASIVSRLMAGCTTGAMAVAFAQPTDVVKVRFQAQVRVTEGARRYNGTLDAYRTIARDEGVKGLWKGCMPNITRNAIVNCAELVTYDIIKELILKYDLMTDNLPCHFTAAFGAGFCTTIVASPVDVVKTRFMNSSPGQYNSAINCAINMLAKEGPTAFYKGFVPSFLRLGSWNIVMFVSYEQIKRAMTRAQQSWESPF